In Gracilimonas sp., a single window of DNA contains:
- a CDS encoding stomatin-like protein translates to MEILETISKILLGLFSIYVMYQFVRSLRLVPNQFAFIVERLGNYHKTLGPGFHALIPFIDKVVYKQDLREETIEVEPQECFTKDNVKVEVDGVIYLSVMDPVNASYGVTNYRYAAVQLAQTTTRSVLGNMELDQTFEERAAMSKEVVKVLSEVEQVWGIKVHRYEIKNIVTPRTVQKAMERQMTAERDRRAIIAKSEGVKGSKINDAEGMRTEIINISEAEMQRRINEAEGYAEEILSIAEATAKSIEEVADALSQPKGKEAMKLQLSEKYLSVLSGLGRDENSVILPKDISNYDALMEGLSLNDLDEVKGKD, encoded by the coding sequence ATGGAAATTTTAGAAACAATCAGTAAAATTTTATTGGGGTTGTTCTCCATTTATGTGATGTATCAATTTGTACGTTCGCTGCGCCTGGTTCCCAATCAGTTTGCATTTATTGTGGAGCGGCTTGGAAACTATCATAAAACGCTTGGTCCCGGATTTCACGCCCTCATACCCTTCATTGATAAAGTAGTGTACAAACAGGATTTGCGTGAAGAAACCATTGAGGTGGAACCACAAGAATGTTTTACCAAGGATAATGTAAAGGTAGAAGTGGATGGAGTAATCTATCTCAGTGTAATGGATCCCGTAAATGCCAGCTATGGAGTTACCAATTATCGATACGCTGCAGTCCAACTGGCCCAAACCACTACCCGTTCTGTACTTGGAAATATGGAACTGGATCAGACTTTTGAGGAACGTGCCGCCATGAGTAAAGAAGTGGTGAAAGTACTCAGTGAAGTTGAACAAGTTTGGGGAATCAAAGTACACCGTTACGAGATTAAGAATATTGTTACCCCGCGTACCGTACAAAAAGCCATGGAGCGACAAATGACTGCTGAACGCGATCGACGAGCTATCATAGCCAAATCTGAGGGGGTAAAAGGCTCCAAAATAAATGACGCCGAAGGTATGCGAACGGAAATCATTAATATTTCCGAAGCCGAAATGCAGCGCCGTATTAATGAAGCTGAAGGTTACGCTGAAGAAATCTTATCCATAGCCGAAGCCACTGCAAAGTCTATTGAAGAAGTAGCTGACGCTCTCTCCCAGCCCAAAGGAAAAGAAGCCATGAAACTTCAGCTTTCAGAAAAATATCTCAGTGTATTATCCGGGCTTGGACGGGATGAAAACAGCGTAATCTTGCCGAAGGATATTTCCAATTATGATGCATTGATGGAAGGGCTTTCGCTTAATGATTTGGACGAAGTGAAGGGAAAAGACTAA
- a CDS encoding stomatin-like protein, whose translation MWTTLLVIIVLSYFVLTRLFQIVEFREEVIQERLGKYKKTLKPGFHFLIPFVDRPAYSQEMREQVLDVPSQTCITKDNIEVSVDGLVYLKVMSSHKASYGISDYQAAAVNLAQTTMRSEIGKMTLDDTFSEREKMNENIVREIDKAADPWGIKVMRYELKNIRPSGEIIDTMERQMEAEREKRAEITNSEGHRQARIYESEGEQQSQVLVSEANRQKRINEAKGRAKEIELIATATAKGIRRVAEAIERPGGQLAVKTKLVEQYIKQFGNIIQKSNVSVLPTETANLKTFFEGVSTISDHTKDPSGKTKTSK comes from the coding sequence ATGTGGACCACTCTCTTAGTTATCATTGTACTTTCGTACTTCGTGCTCACACGATTATTCCAGATTGTTGAGTTTCGCGAAGAAGTTATCCAGGAACGGCTGGGAAAATATAAAAAAACCCTGAAACCGGGGTTTCACTTTTTGATTCCTTTCGTAGATCGCCCGGCTTATAGCCAGGAAATGCGTGAACAGGTACTGGATGTTCCCAGTCAAACCTGCATCACCAAAGACAATATTGAAGTTTCAGTAGATGGGCTTGTGTACTTAAAGGTAATGAGCTCTCACAAAGCCAGTTACGGCATTTCTGATTATCAGGCAGCCGCAGTGAACCTGGCGCAAACAACCATGCGCAGCGAGATTGGTAAAATGACCCTGGACGACACGTTTTCGGAACGCGAGAAAATGAATGAAAACATTGTTCGGGAAATTGATAAAGCCGCTGACCCCTGGGGAATAAAAGTAATGCGGTATGAACTTAAGAATATTCGACCATCCGGCGAGATTATCGATACCATGGAGCGACAGATGGAGGCTGAACGTGAAAAGAGAGCCGAAATCACCAATTCCGAAGGGCATCGGCAGGCTCGTATTTATGAATCGGAAGGTGAACAACAAAGTCAGGTCTTGGTATCTGAAGCTAATCGTCAGAAACGCATTAATGAAGCAAAAGGCCGCGCCAAGGAAATTGAATTGATTGCAACGGCCACGGCAAAGGGAATACGGCGGGTAGCAGAAGCCATTGAACGTCCCGGAGGTCAGTTAGCCGTTAAAACCAAGCTGGTAGAACAATATATCAAACAGTTTGGAAATATCATTCAGAAATCAAATGTCTCTGTTTTGCCTACGGAGACAGCCAATCTGAAAACCTTTTTTGAAGGGGTAAGCACCATCAGTGATCACACAAAAGATCCATCCGGTAAAACAAAAACGAGTAAATAA
- a CDS encoding NfeD family protein translates to MDHEILTWIFLIGGVLLMILEAVLPGGIAFLLGITGIGVGVLRYFGFLEDPLTATFIWLFTSTILTIAIRPFINKYFKGESSYKLADEDYEAMDQIAEVIEPINDLDNEGRIRFQGISWQARSMEGKIPSGSQVRIKYRDNTTWIVEPADPIESPKNQLKDSNKN, encoded by the coding sequence ATGGATCATGAAATTCTTACTTGGATATTTTTAATCGGGGGAGTCCTTTTAATGATACTTGAAGCAGTTCTGCCCGGCGGCATCGCTTTTCTTTTGGGAATAACCGGAATTGGAGTTGGCGTTCTTAGGTATTTCGGCTTTCTGGAAGATCCACTAACAGCTACATTTATCTGGTTATTTACCTCCACCATACTGACAATTGCCATACGACCCTTCATCAATAAATACTTCAAAGGAGAAAGCTCTTATAAATTGGCCGATGAAGATTATGAAGCCATGGATCAAATAGCGGAAGTGATTGAGCCCATCAATGACTTGGATAATGAAGGGCGCATTCGCTTCCAGGGCATTTCCTGGCAGGCACGATCAATGGAAGGGAAAATCCCGTCCGGGAGTCAGGTTCGAATCAAGTACCGAGACAACACTACCTGGATTGTTGAGCCTGCAGATCCCATCGAATCCCCAAAAAATCAACTTAAAGACTCAAACAAAAACTGA
- a CDS encoding ABC transporter ATP-binding protein translates to MSKEEKKENKSIKSLWLTLKQIFALSKPYRLRFYTATVTAILASAVWLTVPLGLRELLDAVFESGNNELLNWLAIGLFGLFVLQAAFSFFGNYHLEWVGERVITDLRKKVYEHLHRLGFKFFAERRLGEITSRLTNDVGSIRTALTDSLPQLLTITFSLIGSVSLMVILNWRLSMVIFVTVPFVTLATRYFGHKIRHLSKDIQDELADSTAVAEDALGAVRLVKAFVREDYEVGRYKDAVEKLFTTARRKVVLTQLFWSGVGIMFMSTLVIIFWYGGKEVLADRLTAGDLVAFIIYALNISRSISQTSRLYTAVNTAAGASERIFELLDETPEIENNPNAHTVSTLKGEVEVKDLWFSYEGKKDVLKGISFKAEAGKTVALVGPSGAGKTTLLNLIPRFYDPQKGAIYVDGMNIQEVKFKSLREHISIVPQEVHLFGTTIRENIIYGKLDATEDETIQAAIDANAHEFIMETENGFDSMIGEKGVKLSGGQRQRLAIARAILKNPAILLLDEATSSLDSESEAQVQDALMRLMQNRTTFVIAHRLSTVQHADHILVMDEGRIVEEGTHVELIKHQGLYSHLYELQFRDLDEPKSLV, encoded by the coding sequence ATGAGTAAAGAAGAAAAGAAAGAAAATAAATCCATCAAATCACTTTGGCTGACGCTGAAGCAGATTTTTGCACTTAGTAAACCGTACCGGCTGAGGTTTTATACGGCTACTGTTACGGCAATTTTGGCTTCAGCAGTTTGGCTTACCGTACCACTGGGACTCCGGGAATTACTCGATGCTGTATTTGAATCCGGAAATAATGAATTACTGAATTGGCTGGCAATTGGATTATTCGGACTTTTTGTACTGCAGGCTGCGTTCTCTTTTTTCGGAAATTACCATTTAGAATGGGTAGGGGAACGGGTGATTACCGATCTACGCAAGAAAGTATACGAGCACTTGCACCGGTTGGGATTCAAGTTTTTTGCCGAACGCAGGCTGGGTGAAATAACTTCCCGGCTCACCAATGACGTTGGATCAATTCGTACTGCACTTACTGATTCACTTCCTCAGCTTTTAACTATTACTTTTTCCTTAATTGGTTCCGTTTCATTAATGGTGATACTTAATTGGCGGTTAAGTATGGTGATTTTTGTAACGGTCCCATTTGTTACCTTAGCTACCCGTTATTTTGGACATAAGATTCGCCATCTTTCGAAAGATATTCAGGATGAACTTGCGGATTCAACAGCAGTGGCTGAAGATGCTTTGGGAGCTGTTCGCTTGGTAAAAGCGTTTGTCCGGGAAGATTATGAAGTGGGCCGATATAAAGATGCGGTTGAGAAACTCTTTACCACTGCCCGGCGAAAAGTAGTGCTGACTCAACTTTTTTGGTCTGGTGTTGGGATTATGTTCATGAGTACACTGGTGATCATTTTTTGGTATGGAGGAAAAGAGGTTTTAGCAGATCGGTTGACTGCCGGTGATTTAGTAGCTTTTATTATTTATGCCCTGAATATTTCCCGTTCCATCAGTCAAACATCCCGATTATACACAGCTGTAAACACTGCAGCCGGTGCCTCTGAACGTATTTTTGAACTGTTGGACGAAACCCCTGAAATTGAAAATAATCCCAATGCCCATACGGTCTCAACTCTAAAGGGAGAGGTAGAAGTCAAAGACTTATGGTTTAGTTACGAGGGGAAAAAGGATGTATTGAAGGGAATTTCTTTTAAAGCCGAAGCCGGTAAAACAGTGGCTTTGGTTGGTCCCAGCGGAGCCGGAAAAACCACCTTACTGAATCTTATTCCTAGATTTTATGATCCCCAAAAAGGAGCTATTTATGTGGACGGAATGAATATTCAGGAGGTGAAATTCAAGTCGTTGAGGGAACATATTTCCATAGTTCCCCAGGAAGTTCATTTATTTGGCACAACAATTCGGGAAAATATCATCTATGGAAAATTAGATGCTACTGAAGATGAGACGATTCAGGCCGCCATAGACGCCAATGCCCATGAATTTATTATGGAAACGGAAAATGGTTTTGATTCTATGATTGGAGAGAAAGGTGTTAAGCTGAGTGGGGGTCAACGACAACGATTGGCCATTGCCCGTGCCATCCTTAAAAATCCGGCTATTTTGCTATTGGATGAGGCGACTTCTTCATTAGATTCGGAATCTGAAGCACAGGTTCAGGACGCTTTAATGCGACTCATGCAGAACCGAACTACCTTTGTGATTGCTCACCGGCTTTCTACTGTTCAACATGCTGATCATATTTTGGTAATGGATGAGGGAAGAATTGTAGAAGAAGGAACGCATGTAGAACTTATAAAACACCAAGGGCTTTACAGTCATCTTTATGAATTACAATTCAGGGACCTGGATGAGCCTAAAAGCTTGGTTTAA
- a CDS encoding dihydrofolate reductase family protein: protein MKTQYYAASSLDGFIAAPNHSLDWLLQFGDIEETSYPDFIQKVGAIAMGSATYEWILNNQIFTDNNESNPWPYEQPAWVFTSRSLPKIDGADIQFVSGDVRPIHQQMSIAAGDKNIWIMGGGELVGQFYDHGLLDELIIQVTSVTLGEGFPLLPRKIIQPSLILKSATTYGEDFAELRYEVPK, encoded by the coding sequence ATGAAAACACAATATTATGCCGCCTCAAGTTTAGATGGATTTATCGCAGCACCTAATCATTCTCTTGATTGGTTACTTCAGTTTGGTGATATAGAAGAAACCAGTTATCCCGACTTTATTCAAAAGGTAGGTGCTATAGCGATGGGATCGGCTACTTATGAATGGATTCTCAACAACCAGATTTTCACTGATAACAATGAATCGAATCCATGGCCTTACGAACAACCGGCTTGGGTTTTTACCTCTCGTTCGTTACCGAAAATAGATGGGGCTGACATACAATTTGTCAGTGGAGATGTACGGCCCATTCACCAACAAATGTCAATAGCAGCAGGGGATAAAAATATTTGGATAATGGGGGGTGGAGAACTTGTTGGTCAATTTTATGATCATGGCTTGCTTGATGAGTTGATTATCCAGGTAACATCTGTAACCTTGGGCGAGGGGTTTCCACTTTTACCACGAAAAATCATTCAACCATCACTCATACTTAAATCTGCTACAACCTATGGGGAAGATTTTGCTGAGCTGCGATATGAAGTTCCCAAATGA
- a CDS encoding LuxR C-terminal-related transcriptional regulator — protein MAKASKTERGRGAFRKQAWSDAYALLSSADKVASLAPGDLELLAKAAYLTGKYFDCTDAWNRAHHAFLKQGKIKRAANCAFWLGMILINQGDHAQGSGWIARATRLVEENKHDCVEQGFLLLPKGLQSLSAGESGKAHDLFSEAVEIGTRFNNQDLITLGRLGLGQALIFQNKISEGTTLFDEVMVAVLSDEISPIVTGIVYCAVIETCQKIYDLGRAQEWTEALSRWCDSQPDLVPFRGQCLVRRVEIMQFHGEWKDAMNEGERACDLLSQPPGESAAGEAWYRQGELFRLLGKFSKSEEMYRQASKWGRKPQPGLALLRLAQGEIKDAVTAIRQSEEEEKDLIKRSKVLPAYVEIMLAAGEISAARTFSRELSEIAVKLQAPFLQAIAARASGSILLADEDARGAHEKLREAWTLFNKIDAVYESAKTRMLIGRACREIGDNDTAEMELDAARWHFQQLGAAHDLEKVESLIRKSPADNINGLTSRELEVLRFLATGKTNKAIAADLFISERTVDRHVSNILSKLNISSRAAATAYAYEHDLI, from the coding sequence ATGGCTAAAGCAAGTAAAACAGAACGAGGTAGGGGAGCATTTCGTAAGCAGGCATGGTCGGATGCTTATGCTCTGCTGTCGTCTGCCGACAAGGTAGCTTCGCTTGCCCCTGGCGATCTCGAATTGCTTGCCAAAGCTGCTTATTTGACCGGTAAGTATTTTGATTGTACGGATGCCTGGAATAGAGCTCATCACGCTTTTCTAAAACAGGGTAAAATAAAACGAGCTGCAAATTGTGCTTTTTGGCTGGGCATGATACTTATAAATCAGGGCGATCATGCCCAGGGAAGTGGATGGATTGCCCGGGCCACTCGTTTGGTTGAGGAGAACAAACATGACTGTGTAGAGCAAGGCTTTCTGTTGCTTCCAAAAGGCCTTCAGTCCCTGAGTGCAGGTGAATCCGGGAAAGCACATGATTTATTTAGTGAGGCAGTTGAAATCGGTACCCGTTTTAATAATCAGGATTTAATTACCCTTGGGCGGCTTGGGCTTGGGCAGGCGCTGATCTTTCAAAACAAGATTTCCGAAGGTACCACACTCTTCGATGAAGTTATGGTAGCTGTTTTATCCGATGAAATTTCACCCATTGTTACTGGTATTGTCTATTGTGCTGTCATCGAAACCTGTCAAAAAATTTATGACTTGGGACGTGCCCAGGAATGGACGGAAGCATTAAGCCGATGGTGTGATTCTCAACCGGATTTAGTGCCTTTCAGGGGGCAATGTTTGGTACGGCGCGTCGAAATTATGCAGTTTCACGGTGAATGGAAGGATGCTATGAACGAAGGAGAGCGTGCATGTGACTTACTCTCCCAGCCACCGGGTGAATCTGCCGCAGGTGAAGCCTGGTATCGGCAGGGGGAACTCTTTCGATTGCTTGGGAAATTTTCAAAATCGGAGGAGATGTACCGGCAAGCCAGTAAATGGGGAAGAAAACCACAGCCCGGATTGGCACTTTTACGATTGGCTCAGGGTGAAATTAAGGATGCCGTTACCGCAATTCGTCAATCGGAGGAAGAAGAGAAAGACCTGATAAAGCGCTCAAAAGTTCTTCCCGCATATGTCGAAATCATGCTTGCCGCAGGGGAAATAAGTGCAGCCAGAACTTTTTCTAGGGAATTATCTGAAATTGCAGTCAAACTTCAGGCACCTTTTTTACAGGCAATTGCTGCCCGGGCATCAGGAAGCATTCTTTTAGCGGATGAGGATGCCCGTGGTGCGCACGAAAAACTGAGAGAGGCCTGGACGCTATTCAATAAAATCGATGCAGTGTACGAATCTGCAAAAACCAGGATGTTAATCGGTCGTGCTTGCAGGGAAATTGGGGATAACGATACTGCAGAAATGGAGCTGGATGCTGCAAGATGGCATTTCCAGCAACTTGGTGCTGCTCATGATCTTGAAAAAGTTGAATCTCTTATCCGGAAATCTCCTGCCGATAATATAAATGGCTTAACCTCGCGGGAGCTGGAAGTTTTGCGCTTTCTTGCCACCGGAAAAACAAATAAAGCTATCGCCGCCGACCTGTTTATCAGTGAGAGAACGGTAGACCGGCATGTCAGTAACATCCTGTCTAAGCTGAATATCTCATCTCGTGCTGCCGCTACTGCTTATGCCTATGAGCATGATCTGATCTGA
- a CDS encoding alpha/beta hydrolase, whose translation METQVYAARDKSTENKNRDQLLAAIPAVEHRLQLSGVDTAVLIGGDGPPVILLHGPGESSLWWMRVIPKLAKTHRVIVPDLPGQGESKVDSDSLDTNLIFRWLSELIANTCLAPPALVGNILGGSIGARFAIHHGKEIGKLVLVNSLGLGKFRPAPGFAFGLFRFIIWPTEKNFNRFFPQCMYDVGNLQNQMGELWEPFVAYNLECARDKERTDAMNFLMKKLGIPKIPSDQLDQIDVPTSLIWGRHDRANKLKIAEKSSRRFGWPLQIIEETRDDPKLERPEEFVRALNTALDTVN comes from the coding sequence ATGGAAACTCAAGTTTATGCGGCACGAGATAAATCTACTGAAAACAAAAACCGAGACCAGTTGCTGGCTGCAATTCCTGCTGTAGAACATCGCTTGCAACTTTCCGGAGTTGACACTGCAGTACTCATCGGAGGAGACGGGCCGCCGGTTATATTGTTGCACGGACCCGGGGAATCATCTCTTTGGTGGATGCGGGTAATCCCAAAGTTGGCAAAAACCCATCGGGTGATTGTTCCCGATCTGCCCGGTCAGGGTGAGTCGAAAGTGGACAGTGATTCTTTGGATACGAACCTCATCTTCCGTTGGCTAAGTGAGCTGATTGCGAACACCTGTTTGGCTCCTCCGGCACTGGTGGGGAATATTCTTGGAGGTTCCATTGGAGCCCGCTTTGCAATCCATCACGGAAAGGAAATCGGGAAGCTGGTATTGGTCAATTCACTCGGACTTGGAAAGTTCAGGCCGGCACCGGGATTCGCTTTTGGACTATTCCGTTTTATAATCTGGCCCACCGAGAAAAATTTCAATCGTTTCTTTCCGCAGTGTATGTATGATGTGGGTAACCTGCAAAATCAGATGGGAGAACTATGGGAGCCGTTCGTGGCATACAATCTGGAATGCGCCCGGGACAAGGAACGAACTGATGCCATGAATTTCCTTATGAAAAAGCTCGGTATCCCGAAAATTCCATCGGATCAGCTTGACCAAATTGATGTGCCAACTTCCCTGATCTGGGGGCGGCATGACCGCGCCAACAAACTAAAAATAGCAGAAAAATCCAGTCGGCGCTTTGGATGGCCCCTGCAAATCATTGAGGAAACCCGTGACGATCCCAAATTGGAACGCCCTGAAGAATTTGTACGGGCACTCAACACCGCGTTGGATACGGTTAATTGA
- a CDS encoding amidohydrolase family protein: protein MKTLKILSSVLFLGLLSVSLFGQERPPIIDMHMHTGMPHHVPEGTPALCRPEPCQGEGEATASSELLQKTLDIMDRYNIVKGFLSGVDLETVDQWKKAAPDRFIASPFIFKPGTPDSLQLKKDIAAGRFGGIGEIGAQLNGIAPNDLVLEPYFAMAEGFDVPLLIHTEGIGPYLPSFRSAAGSPLMLEDVLVRHPKLRIFVENTGYPYLDEMIAMMYQYPQLYGDISTITWVIPRTAFYDYLRALVRAGLGKRIMFGSDQMVWPEKIGEGIEAIEEADFLTEEQKRDILYNNAARFLKMKTNQ from the coding sequence ATGAAAACACTTAAAATTCTTTCCTCCGTACTGTTTTTGGGCCTGCTGTCCGTTTCCTTGTTCGGACAGGAGCGGCCGCCCATCATCGATATGCATATGCACACAGGAATGCCTCACCATGTACCGGAAGGAACACCGGCCTTGTGTCGCCCCGAACCGTGTCAGGGGGAGGGCGAGGCAACTGCATCATCCGAACTGTTGCAAAAAACGCTTGATATTATGGATCGCTACAATATCGTTAAGGGCTTCCTGAGCGGTGTTGATCTAGAGACAGTAGATCAATGGAAAAAAGCTGCTCCGGATCGATTTATTGCCTCTCCGTTCATTTTTAAACCGGGAACTCCCGATTCCCTGCAGTTGAAAAAAGACATCGCAGCCGGTCGATTCGGAGGTATTGGGGAGATAGGTGCACAGCTTAATGGAATTGCTCCAAATGATCTGGTTCTGGAGCCCTATTTTGCGATGGCTGAAGGGTTCGACGTGCCGCTGCTGATCCACACGGAAGGAATTGGGCCCTATCTTCCAAGCTTTCGCTCTGCTGCAGGCAGTCCCTTAATGCTGGAAGACGTGCTGGTCCGTCACCCTAAGTTGCGAATTTTTGTAGAAAATACAGGGTACCCTTATCTGGATGAGATGATCGCGATGATGTATCAATATCCTCAACTCTACGGAGATATATCTACGATCACCTGGGTTATCCCAAGAACGGCGTTTTATGATTACCTGAGGGCCCTTGTCCGTGCCGGACTCGGTAAGCGGATTATGTTTGGTTCGGATCAGATGGTTTGGCCGGAAAAGATTGGCGAAGGAATCGAAGCTATCGAAGAAGCTGATTTCTTAACCGAAGAACAAAAAAGAGACATCCTGTACAATAATGCTGCCAGGTTTCTAAAAATGAAGACGAACCAGTGA
- a CDS encoding amidohydrolase family protein has product MLFNSQGVSQDIKALVGGTLIDGFGSTPIQNSVIIIEGERIKEVGRGGAIDIPESAEIISTKGMSILPGLWDMHVHLMLSGHTDYAHWDSTYIDQFESVIMPASAHQLLMAGVTSARDLGAPLEASINVRDAINKGEIPGPTMYMSGPFLQHQPYPGTEKFRWGINGTEDARQKVQELANAGVDVIKLIDQDQMTKEEVMAVVDESHKQGLKVVGHSHRPEEIRRGLEAGVDNFEHTGLSSAPEYPEDVMEMMKERTAKMNLGPLYWTPTISVLYNYEYMRDHPLFLGDDSWHLGLPDNIIADIENSLEHPDRFSYFQLTPIRKKTLDRKFEQLQEAGVVLMIGTDSGVPMLFHSQSTWTELDVWVNELGVDPITAIRGATYWPALFMNVEKDYGTVSEGKYADIIAVEGDVMRYINLLSDVDMVFKHGKRYK; this is encoded by the coding sequence ATGCTTTTCAATTCCCAGGGAGTTTCGCAAGATATAAAAGCCTTGGTTGGCGGAACATTGATTGATGGATTTGGAAGTACTCCTATCCAAAACAGTGTAATTATAATTGAAGGGGAGCGAATCAAAGAAGTCGGACGGGGCGGAGCCATTGATATTCCCGAATCTGCTGAAATTATCTCCACAAAGGGTATGAGTATTCTTCCCGGTTTGTGGGACATGCATGTTCATTTAATGTTATCCGGCCATACCGATTATGCCCATTGGGATTCAACATATATCGATCAGTTTGAATCGGTGATTATGCCGGCTTCAGCACACCAATTGTTAATGGCAGGGGTGACAAGTGCCCGTGATCTCGGAGCACCGCTTGAAGCTTCTATAAATGTGCGGGATGCCATTAATAAAGGGGAAATTCCCGGCCCAACGATGTATATGTCAGGCCCGTTTTTGCAGCACCAGCCTTATCCGGGTACCGAGAAGTTTAGGTGGGGAATTAACGGTACAGAGGATGCGCGGCAAAAAGTACAGGAATTAGCTAATGCAGGGGTGGATGTCATAAAACTGATTGACCAAGATCAAATGACAAAAGAAGAAGTAATGGCTGTTGTTGATGAAAGTCATAAACAAGGTTTAAAGGTAGTTGGGCACAGCCATCGCCCCGAAGAAATACGACGCGGACTGGAAGCGGGTGTGGATAATTTTGAACATACCGGGCTGTCATCGGCTCCAGAATATCCCGAAGACGTTATGGAAATGATGAAAGAACGTACAGCCAAAATGAATTTAGGTCCACTGTACTGGACTCCAACAATTTCAGTTTTATATAATTATGAATATATGAGAGATCATCCGTTGTTTTTAGGGGATGATTCATGGCATTTAGGTTTGCCTGATAATATCATTGCAGATATAGAAAATTCTCTGGAGCACCCCGACCGATTTTCTTATTTCCAACTGACTCCAATCCGAAAGAAAACGCTTGACCGAAAATTCGAGCAATTGCAAGAAGCCGGTGTAGTACTGATGATTGGTACCGATAGCGGAGTGCCCATGCTTTTTCACAGTCAGTCAACATGGACAGAACTCGATGTCTGGGTGAATGAGCTGGGGGTTGATCCAATAACGGCTATTCGCGGAGCCACTTATTGGCCGGCGCTTTTCATGAATGTTGAAAAGGATTACGGCACGGTCAGTGAAGGAAAATATGCTGATATCATTGCCGTGGAAGGTGATGTCATGCGGTATATCAATCTTTTAAGTGATGTAGATATGGTGTTTAAGCATGGCAAGCGGTATAAATAA
- a CDS encoding pyridoxal-phosphate dependent enzyme: MNTTQTAPTIDDIKEAHQLIGEYAHRTPVLNSKQVDQKTGGRILFKCENFQKVGAFKFRGASNAIFSLSEEDAKKGVATHSSGNHAQAVALAAKMRGIPAHVVMPENAPKVKVKAVQSYGAEITFCEPTLEARETTLEQVVTKTGATFIHPYNDARIIAGQGTCALELLEDHPDLDIIIAPVGGGGLLSGTAIAAKSIKPDILVIGAEPANADDAYRSFKSGKLIPVKNPDTVADGLRTSLGQLPFSIIKEQVDDIVTVPEDSIVEAMRYVWERLNMIIEASCAVPVAAVFDGKVEVKGKKVGIIITGGNVDLDNLPW, translated from the coding sequence ATGAATACTACACAAACTGCCCCTACTATTGATGACATTAAAGAAGCACATCAACTTATCGGTGAATATGCCCATCGAACCCCGGTTCTGAACAGTAAACAAGTAGATCAAAAAACGGGAGGGCGAATTTTATTTAAGTGTGAAAACTTTCAAAAAGTAGGCGCTTTTAAATTTCGGGGAGCCTCCAATGCTATTTTTTCACTGAGTGAGGAAGATGCAAAAAAAGGAGTAGCTACACATTCCTCCGGGAATCATGCACAGGCCGTTGCATTAGCAGCGAAAATGCGGGGTATTCCTGCTCACGTGGTGATGCCGGAAAATGCACCCAAAGTAAAAGTTAAAGCAGTTCAAAGTTATGGAGCTGAAATCACCTTCTGTGAACCTACATTAGAAGCTCGTGAAACTACTTTAGAACAAGTGGTGACAAAAACCGGAGCTACATTCATCCATCCTTATAACGATGCACGCATTATAGCAGGACAGGGAACTTGTGCCCTGGAATTACTAGAAGACCATCCCGACCTCGATATCATTATTGCACCTGTGGGTGGGGGCGGTTTATTGAGTGGAACGGCCATAGCTGCGAAATCCATTAAACCTGATATTTTGGTAATTGGCGCTGAACCAGCCAATGCCGATGATGCTTACCGTTCTTTTAAATCCGGAAAACTCATCCCCGTCAAAAATCCTGATACCGTTGCCGACGGGCTCCGGACATCCCTTGGCCAGCTCCCCTTTTCTATCATTAAAGAACAAGTCGATGATATTGTAACAGTACCGGAAGATTCCATCGTGGAGGCCATGCGCTATGTATGGGAACGATTGAATATGATCATCGAAGCTTCATGCGCCGTTCCCGTAGCTGCCGTTTTTGATGGCAAGGTAGAGGTGAAAGGCAAGAAAGTGGGCATCATCATCACCGGCGGAAATGTGGATCTGGATAATTTGCCTTGGTGA